The proteins below come from a single uncultured Carboxylicivirga sp. genomic window:
- a CDS encoding putative porin: MKPIITLCNMQRIQLRYQFLLLFVLFTITSFSQQRLEGRPQSGREEGPGQEQQQKGTSIKPDVRAWHLKDGFTFADTTAVDTMTTGFQIYNPIYKKSIANAYLGNINTAYQSMIFEDREAKYGNLFFNSYLAYLPDVKDLYFYNTKTPYVNITYNFGGPKRRSEEAIKVLYTQNVNKKFNVGASYSLSSSLGQYSSQKSDVDNAKFFTSYDGDKYSFQAAFLYSKLKNLENGGIDRDAQSQDFNKLDPDGVVVRFTTAEKVLTNRKLFFNQSLDIGNITLTDKDSIQTILPVGTAFHTFEFEQDQMQYNISNLPSYYTSSVANPFYPNINSDTLQTADSVRINTLRNTFQIRFNEEANSLFKFGLRAYITNEVSFYRSPKQPVKYTESNGDYIPHYINNDTTLVNTALGGQIFKNLGENFWWNAGIKLYFQGYRAGDSEITGDLNSSFRILNDTAGFFANGGIYLTQPELFESQYYSNHLAWNNNFGQKRTIRFKGGIRIPTKQLELSAGGSLMNNYVYWNSDGTPSQSSGVIQVFHGNLKKMFKLANIRINNDLAFQYSSNQNIIPLPTLAYYNSTYYQNTLFQVLHFQIGFDFRYFTKYYAPFYMPASGQFTVQNEEKVGDYPWVDVFLNFQLKRARVYVKYDHVNQGYPDQPYYTTLNYPGNPRALKFGVSWNFYD, encoded by the coding sequence TTGAAGCCCATTATCACACTTTGTAATATGCAACGTATTCAGCTCCGATACCAATTCTTACTATTGTTTGTTCTTTTTACGATTACTTCTTTTAGTCAACAAAGACTTGAAGGACGTCCTCAATCTGGTAGAGAGGAAGGACCTGGACAGGAACAACAACAAAAGGGTACGTCCATTAAACCAGATGTTAGAGCCTGGCACTTAAAAGATGGTTTTACATTTGCAGATACTACTGCTGTTGATACAATGACAACAGGCTTTCAGATATACAATCCAATATATAAAAAGAGTATTGCTAATGCCTATCTGGGTAATATCAATACGGCTTATCAATCAATGATTTTTGAAGACCGTGAAGCTAAATACGGAAATCTGTTTTTCAATTCCTACCTTGCTTATTTACCAGATGTTAAGGATTTATACTTTTACAACACCAAAACCCCATACGTAAATATTACATATAATTTTGGAGGACCTAAACGTCGGTCGGAAGAGGCAATAAAGGTGCTTTACACCCAAAACGTAAACAAGAAATTTAATGTAGGTGCCAGCTATTCCTTATCTTCATCATTAGGGCAATATTCCTCTCAAAAATCAGATGTAGATAATGCTAAATTTTTCACATCATACGATGGTGATAAATATAGTTTTCAGGCTGCTTTTCTATATTCGAAATTAAAGAACCTTGAAAATGGGGGAATCGACAGAGATGCTCAATCACAAGACTTTAATAAATTAGATCCAGATGGTGTTGTGGTACGCTTTACAACAGCCGAAAAAGTTCTTACTAATCGTAAACTATTCTTTAATCAATCTTTGGATATTGGGAATATTACTTTAACAGACAAAGACTCGATTCAAACAATCTTACCTGTTGGAACAGCTTTCCATACTTTTGAATTTGAGCAAGATCAAATGCAATACAACATTTCTAATTTACCCTCTTACTATACTTCATCAGTTGCTAATCCTTTTTATCCTAATATCAATAGCGATACTCTTCAAACTGCCGATAGTGTTCGTATCAATACGTTACGTAACACTTTCCAAATTCGCTTTAACGAAGAAGCCAACTCGCTTTTTAAATTTGGATTACGAGCATATATCACTAACGAAGTTTCGTTCTACAGGTCACCAAAACAACCTGTAAAATACACCGAAAGTAATGGGGATTATATCCCTCATTACATAAATAATGATACAACTCTTGTTAATACTGCTTTAGGCGGCCAAATATTTAAAAATTTAGGAGAGAATTTCTGGTGGAATGCAGGTATCAAACTTTATTTCCAAGGATACAGAGCCGGTGATTCTGAAATAACAGGAGATTTAAACTCAAGCTTCCGGATTTTAAATGATACCGCTGGCTTTTTTGCAAACGGAGGAATTTACCTAACTCAACCTGAGTTATTCGAATCTCAATATTATTCAAACCACCTGGCATGGAACAATAATTTTGGTCAGAAAAGGACAATTCGATTTAAAGGCGGCATTAGAATCCCTACTAAACAGCTTGAATTAAGTGCTGGCGGATCACTCATGAACAACTACGTATACTGGAACTCTGATGGAACACCGAGTCAGAGCAGCGGTGTTATTCAAGTATTTCATGGTAATTTAAAAAAGATGTTTAAACTGGCTAATATCAGAATTAATAACGATTTAGCTTTTCAATACAGCAGTAACCAAAACATCATACCTTTACCAACTTTAGCTTATTACAACTCAACTTATTACCAAAACACACTATTTCAGGTTCTGCATTTTCAAATTGGTTTTGATTTCAGGTATTTTACTAAATACTACGCTCCCTTTTACATGCCAGCATCAGGGCAATTTACAGTACAAAACGAAGAAAAGGTGGGAGATTACCCATGGGTGGATGTATTCCTGAATTTCCAGTTAAAAAGAGCTCGTGTGTATGTAAAATACGATCACGTAAACCAAGGATATCCTGACCAACCATATTACACAACACTTAATTACCCGGGCAATCCACGAGCCCTCAAATTTGGTGTATCATGGAATTTCTATGACTAA
- a CDS encoding transporter substrate-binding domain-containing protein, whose amino-acid sequence MRYNSILLLVFAALFVSCNSGKKPTLFNHSEKEVDIDLDDIVKRGKIKVVTDYNSTNYFVYKGRPLGYQFELLKAMSNQLGIKLEMTVSNNVEKNINDLLNGDIDLIATNFTVTRERGQKIAFTEPHCVTRQVLVQQKYSKKSDSSPAVFNEVIRNQLELAGKTIYVQENSSFVERLHNLSNEIGDSINIVEIPDYEVEQLIDLVANGEIPYTVCDENMARINQNFYDNIDVETAISFPQKIAWAVRPNSNDLLDVVNNWLINFKKTKQYRSIYRKYFINERSKHLVDAGFHSIKGGKVSIYDAIIKKESKKYDLDWRLVASLIYQESRFHPEIESWAGAKGLMQLMPETADYFGVKEITSPSDNIKGGLKFLTWLDGRLKKTIKDPQERIKFVLAAYNVGLGHVQDAMRLAEKNGKNPLIWENNVDYYLLNKSKPEFYNDPVVKYGYCRGEEPYHYVTDILERYNHYKNVIMN is encoded by the coding sequence ATGCGATATAACTCCATATTACTGCTGGTTTTTGCAGCCTTATTTGTTTCATGCAATTCTGGCAAAAAACCAACTCTATTCAACCATTCTGAAAAAGAAGTTGACATAGACCTTGACGATATTGTCAAGAGGGGTAAGATTAAAGTGGTGACGGACTATAATTCAACAAACTATTTTGTATATAAAGGTCGTCCATTAGGCTATCAGTTTGAACTACTGAAAGCTATGAGTAACCAGTTGGGTATTAAATTAGAGATGACTGTTTCTAACAACGTTGAAAAGAATATCAACGATTTGTTAAATGGTGATATTGATTTAATTGCAACTAATTTTACAGTTACACGCGAGCGAGGTCAAAAAATTGCTTTTACCGAACCACATTGTGTAACACGACAGGTATTGGTGCAGCAAAAATACAGCAAGAAAAGCGACTCTTCACCTGCAGTATTCAACGAAGTAATACGAAATCAACTTGAGTTGGCTGGAAAAACCATCTACGTGCAAGAGAATTCTTCTTTTGTTGAACGATTGCATAATTTGAGTAACGAAATTGGCGATAGCATTAACATTGTTGAGATACCCGATTACGAAGTTGAACAACTGATTGATTTGGTTGCTAATGGTGAAATTCCATACACCGTTTGTGATGAGAACATGGCACGTATCAACCAAAATTTTTACGATAATATTGATGTTGAAACAGCCATTAGTTTTCCTCAAAAAATAGCATGGGCTGTACGTCCTAATTCAAACGATTTATTGGATGTTGTAAATAACTGGTTAATTAACTTCAAGAAAACCAAACAATACCGATCAATCTATCGAAAATATTTTATCAACGAAAGATCAAAGCACTTGGTAGATGCCGGTTTCCACTCTATTAAAGGAGGTAAAGTATCTATTTATGATGCAATTATTAAGAAAGAAAGCAAAAAATACGATTTAGACTGGCGTTTGGTAGCCTCTCTTATTTATCAAGAATCGAGATTTCATCCTGAAATTGAAAGTTGGGCCGGAGCCAAAGGCTTAATGCAGCTAATGCCAGAAACAGCTGATTATTTCGGAGTTAAAGAAATAACCTCTCCTTCTGATAACATTAAAGGTGGATTGAAATTTTTAACCTGGCTGGATGGTAGATTAAAGAAAACCATTAAAGATCCTCAAGAGAGAATTAAGTTTGTTTTGGCTGCATACAATGTTGGCTTAGGTCATGTTCAGGATGCAATGCGATTAGCTGAGAAAAATGGTAAAAATCCATTAATATGGGAGAATAATGTAGATTACTATCTTCTTAACAAATCAAAACCCGAGTTTTACAACGACCCTGTAGTAAAATATGGATATTGTAGAGGTGAAGAGCCTTACCATTATGTTACTGACATTCTGGAGCGTTACAATCACTATAAGAATGTAATAATGAATTAA
- a CDS encoding dihydrofolate reductase family protein, which translates to MSKKNSVFIATSIDGYIADRNGGLDWLHSIPNPENEDMGYIEFINRIDAIVMGRKTFETVISFTIPWPYNKPVFVLSNKLNKIPASHKNKAYLIKGSLTDILEQIHEKGYERLYIDGGTTINNFLKADLIDEMIFTTIPVLLGGGSSLFGDLPNQLNFELTGTKIYLNQITQNHYKRKKEN; encoded by the coding sequence ATGAGTAAAAAGAATAGTGTATTTATAGCAACAAGTATTGATGGGTATATAGCTGATAGAAATGGCGGACTAGATTGGTTACATTCTATTCCAAATCCTGAGAATGAGGATATGGGCTATATAGAGTTTATCAATAGGATTGATGCAATTGTTATGGGCCGAAAAACATTTGAAACGGTTATAAGCTTTACTATTCCCTGGCCATATAACAAACCGGTTTTCGTATTAAGTAATAAACTTAACAAAATACCGGCATCGCACAAAAACAAAGCTTATTTGATCAAAGGCTCATTAACCGACATTCTGGAGCAAATTCATGAAAAAGGTTACGAACGATTGTACATTGATGGAGGAACAACTATCAATAATTTTTTAAAAGCTGACCTGATAGACGAAATGATATTTACCACCATTCCTGTGTTATTAGGAGGTGGGTCGTCCTTATTTGGAGATCTACCAAACCAGTTAAATTTCGAATTAACCGGAACAAAAATTTATCTGAATCAAATAACACAAAATCATTATAAACGAAAAAAAGAAAACTAA
- the der gene encoding ribosome biogenesis GTPase Der: MGNLVAIVGRPNVGKSTLFNRLTGTRQAIVNEEAGVTRDRLYGKAFWNGVEFSVVDTGGYATNSDDIFEEEIRKQVLIAIEEADVIVFVVDVITGVTDYDEGVAELLRRTKKPVLVLVNKVDNNDRIPEASYFYSMGLDELFPISSINGAGTGEFLDRLVEVFPKENTEEEEIELPRFTIVGRPNAGKSSILNAFIGEERNIVTPISGTTRDSIYTRYNKFGHDFYLVDTAGVRKKNRVHEDLEFYSVMRAIRAIENSDVCMLMIDATRGFEGQDQKIFQLIQRNRKGIVVLVNKWDLVEKDTHTTKKFEEEIRSAMAPFTDFPIVFTSALTKQRIHKAIEKSIEVYNNRNFKIPTSQLNEILLAEIDKNPPPSIKGKFIKIKYITQLPTQSPAFAFFCNLPQYVKDPYKRFLENKIRSYWNFNGLQVQIFMRKK; the protein is encoded by the coding sequence ATGGGAAATTTAGTTGCAATTGTTGGTAGACCAAACGTAGGTAAATCAACGCTATTCAATAGATTAACAGGTACACGTCAGGCTATCGTCAACGAAGAAGCAGGTGTTACCCGCGACCGTTTATATGGCAAGGCCTTTTGGAACGGTGTTGAGTTTTCGGTGGTAGACACCGGAGGTTATGCTACCAATTCAGATGATATTTTTGAAGAGGAGATTCGCAAACAGGTATTGATTGCCATAGAAGAAGCCGATGTAATCGTTTTTGTGGTGGATGTAATTACAGGTGTAACCGACTACGACGAAGGTGTTGCCGAGTTATTACGTCGCACTAAAAAACCGGTATTGGTTTTAGTTAATAAAGTGGATAACAACGATCGTATTCCTGAAGCCAGTTATTTTTATTCAATGGGACTGGATGAACTTTTCCCTATTTCGTCGATTAACGGAGCCGGAACCGGTGAGTTTTTGGATCGTTTGGTTGAAGTTTTTCCTAAGGAAAACACCGAAGAAGAAGAAATAGAACTTCCTCGTTTTACTATTGTTGGTAGGCCTAATGCAGGTAAGTCATCAATACTAAATGCGTTTATTGGTGAGGAACGAAATATAGTAACACCTATTTCGGGTACAACACGCGATTCAATCTATACTCGTTATAATAAATTTGGCCACGATTTTTACCTGGTTGATACAGCCGGTGTGCGTAAGAAAAATCGTGTTCACGAAGATTTGGAATTTTACTCAGTTATGCGTGCTATCAGAGCCATTGAAAACTCAGATGTTTGTATGCTAATGATTGATGCTACCCGAGGTTTTGAAGGGCAAGATCAGAAAATATTCCAGTTGATTCAGCGTAACCGGAAAGGGATTGTTGTTTTGGTTAACAAATGGGATTTAGTTGAAAAAGATACACATACTACTAAAAAATTCGAAGAAGAAATCAGAAGTGCAATGGCACCCTTTACTGATTTTCCAATTGTTTTTACATCGGCTTTAACCAAACAACGTATTCATAAAGCAATTGAAAAATCAATTGAAGTATACAATAATCGTAATTTTAAAATACCTACATCTCAATTAAACGAGATATTACTGGCCGAGATTGATAAGAATCCTCCACCATCAATAAAAGGTAAATTTATTAAAATTAAATATATTACTCAGTTGCCAACACAATCGCCAGCATTTGCTTTCTTTTGCAACTTACCTCAGTATGTAAAAGATCCTTACAAGCGATTTCTTGAAAACAAAATCAGAAGTTACTGGAACTTTAACGGCTTACAAGTGCAAATTTTTATGCGTAAGAAATAA
- a CDS encoding family 20 glycosylhydrolase yields MSCSEDEKSELMIIPLPQHIEQLTGQFEITEQTVLTVNDSSLTSIAQILSDKINSTSYFRLTILDTIPGKNYISFVLDSSVNLDDEGYQIDAMEDSVKITGKTTAGVFYGLQSLLQLLPFEVESDEFVQHMKWQIPCVKIKDAPRFKWRGMHMDVCRHFVPVENIKKHLDMMAMVKLNTFHWHLTEDQAWRIEIKQYPKLTQIGSKRIEGEGFEYEGFYTQDEIKEVVAYADARHITVVPEIELPGHALAALAAYPEYSCTGGPFQIRNTWGVESNVYCAGKEETFTFLENIIDEVVELFPSPYFHIGGDECPKDRWKECPLCQKRIKEEGLKNEHELQSYFVKRIEKILVNHGKTMIGWDEILEGGLAESAAVMSWRGEEGGIEAAKQGHDVVMTPGNWCYLDHYQGDHRVEPVAIGGYTTLEDVYEYEPVPTDIAEDKVYHILGAQGNVWTEYMYTPELVEYRVYPRILALAEVNWTSKEKRNYDSFIYRLDNLHRRMDLHHINYHIPLPEGPVDKMVFVDNIKLKFSNTRNLDMVYTTDGTTPTDFSNLYQKPLIFAASKTIKIATMMNTGKMSPVRTIRLIKAGYIEAVKPESIDSGLMEKYIVGHFIRTEELEKVSDWTQRINSMKPVKEIRGDAHANESASVFTGYLNVPEDGIYEFSTNLDQFYIANQLLIDNNGEVKRFSRHNSTIALRKGKHPVKLVYLNNIIGGWPQAWNGHKVQFRLWGDDEFTTVSAEMYSH; encoded by the coding sequence ATGTCTTGCTCCGAGGATGAGAAGTCAGAATTGATGATTATTCCTTTACCTCAGCATATAGAACAGTTGACCGGTCAGTTTGAAATAACCGAACAAACAGTACTTACTGTAAACGATTCTAGTCTTACTTCTATAGCGCAAATATTATCTGATAAAATTAATAGTACTTCTTATTTTAGATTGACAATATTGGATACAATACCAGGTAAGAATTACATCTCTTTTGTTTTAGATTCTTCAGTTAATCTGGATGATGAGGGATACCAGATTGACGCAATGGAGGATAGTGTGAAAATAACTGGTAAAACAACAGCTGGTGTGTTTTATGGCTTGCAATCCCTTTTGCAATTATTGCCGTTCGAGGTTGAGAGCGATGAGTTTGTTCAGCATATGAAGTGGCAAATCCCCTGTGTGAAGATTAAAGATGCGCCCCGTTTTAAGTGGCGTGGTATGCATATGGATGTGTGTCGTCATTTTGTGCCGGTTGAGAACATTAAAAAGCATCTGGATATGATGGCGATGGTAAAGCTGAATACGTTTCATTGGCATTTGACAGAAGATCAGGCTTGGCGAATTGAAATCAAGCAATATCCCAAACTTACCCAAATAGGCTCCAAAAGAATAGAAGGAGAAGGTTTTGAATACGAAGGTTTTTATACTCAGGATGAAATAAAAGAGGTGGTGGCATATGCTGATGCTCGTCACATTACTGTGGTTCCTGAGATTGAATTACCGGGTCATGCACTGGCGGCTTTAGCGGCTTATCCCGAGTATTCGTGTACGGGTGGTCCGTTTCAAATTCGCAATACATGGGGTGTTGAGTCCAATGTTTACTGTGCAGGAAAAGAGGAGACCTTTACTTTTCTCGAAAATATTATTGATGAGGTGGTAGAATTGTTCCCTTCGCCTTATTTCCATATTGGAGGTGATGAATGTCCGAAAGACCGATGGAAAGAATGTCCTTTATGTCAGAAAAGAATAAAAGAGGAAGGATTAAAAAATGAGCATGAGTTGCAAAGTTACTTTGTGAAACGCATAGAAAAGATACTTGTTAATCATGGTAAAACGATGATTGGTTGGGATGAGATTCTGGAAGGAGGATTGGCTGAATCAGCGGCGGTGATGTCATGGAGAGGTGAAGAAGGAGGGATCGAAGCTGCCAAGCAGGGACATGATGTGGTAATGACGCCCGGTAATTGGTGTTATCTCGATCATTATCAGGGCGACCATCGTGTGGAACCGGTTGCAATAGGTGGTTATACCACTTTGGAAGACGTATATGAGTACGAACCTGTTCCAACAGATATTGCTGAAGATAAAGTATATCATATATTAGGTGCACAAGGCAATGTTTGGACAGAATATATGTATACACCCGAGTTGGTTGAATACCGAGTATATCCCCGTATTTTGGCTTTGGCCGAAGTTAACTGGACAAGTAAAGAAAAGCGCAATTACGATAGCTTTATTTATCGTTTGGATAATCTGCATCGACGGATGGATTTACACCATATCAATTATCATATTCCGTTGCCCGAAGGACCTGTTGATAAAATGGTATTTGTAGATAATATCAAATTGAAATTCTCTAATACCCGCAATTTAGATATGGTTTACACTACGGATGGAACAACGCCAACTGATTTTTCGAACCTTTATCAGAAGCCTTTGATTTTTGCTGCCAGCAAAACCATTAAAATTGCAACAATGATGAATACCGGTAAAATGAGCCCGGTTAGAACTATACGTTTAATCAAGGCGGGTTATATCGAGGCTGTTAAACCTGAAAGTATAGATTCAGGTTTGATGGAGAAATATATTGTTGGTCATTTTATTAGAACTGAAGAACTGGAAAAAGTCAGTGATTGGACTCAACGAATTAACTCAATGAAACCAGTAAAAGAAATAAGAGGTGATGCACATGCAAATGAATCGGCATCTGTGTTTACTGGTTATCTTAATGTGCCAGAGGATGGTATTTATGAGTTTTCAACCAATCTTGATCAATTTTATATTGCCAATCAACTGTTGATTGATAACAATGGTGAGGTAAAACGTTTCTCGCGACACAATTCAACCATTGCCTTACGAAAAGGGAAACATCCTGTAAAATTGGTTTATCTTAATAATATAATTGGCGGTTGGCCTCAGGCGTGGAATGGCCACAAAGTTCAATTTCGACTTTGGGGAGATGATGAGTTTACTACTGTTTCAGCCGAAATGTATAGTCATTGA
- a CDS encoding CoA pyrophosphatase gives MTRQAQILQEAFRKPLPGKEAQLLMSPSVRFTGEVMPERDKARESSVLILLYVKNGIWHIPLMKRSIYKGAHSGQVSFPGGKTEKWDTSYFSTATREAEEEVGIKADDVFALGELTSLYIPNSNFVVYPQVGMLKYEPVFKADPREVDTIIEAPLSELANPQNVKTFSRKINDVMIEAPFFSFKNFEIWGATAMILSEFLQVIKLNELNSLLHSYSDCNAPECQ, from the coding sequence ATGACCAGACAAGCACAAATACTACAGGAAGCTTTTCGTAAACCCTTACCAGGGAAAGAGGCTCAGCTTTTAATGTCTCCCTCGGTTAGGTTTACCGGAGAAGTGATGCCCGAACGTGATAAAGCCCGTGAGAGTAGTGTGCTGATATTGCTTTATGTGAAAAATGGAATATGGCATATACCCTTAATGAAAAGGTCTATTTATAAAGGAGCGCATAGTGGTCAGGTTAGTTTTCCTGGTGGTAAGACAGAAAAATGGGATACAAGCTATTTTAGTACAGCCACTCGTGAAGCAGAAGAAGAGGTTGGAATAAAAGCTGATGATGTATTCGCCTTAGGTGAATTAACTTCATTGTACATCCCAAACTCGAACTTTGTAGTCTATCCGCAGGTAGGGATGTTGAAATATGAACCTGTTTTTAAAGCTGATCCACGAGAAGTGGATACAATTATTGAAGCTCCACTTTCCGAATTAGCCAATCCTCAAAATGTCAAAACATTTTCGCGCAAAATCAATGATGTAATGATTGAGGCTCCTTTTTTCTCATTTAAGAATTTTGAGATTTGGGGAGCAACAGCCATGATACTTAGTGAGTTTCTTCAGGTTATTAAACTTAATGAGCTTAATTCATTATTACATTCTTATAGTGATTGTAACGCTCCAGAATGTCAGTAA
- the era gene encoding GTPase Era has product MSHKAGFVNIVGNPNVGKSTLSNELVGERLSIITSKAQTTRHRIFGIVNQPEYQIVFSDTPGVLKPNYKLQESMLRFSKSALADADIILYVTDTFEKPDKNDDFLGAVQKTDIPVLLVINKIDLVDQNKLDEIVDFWKEQLPNAEILPMSALHKFNVQNLKDRIIELLPDSPPFFDKEALTDKPEKFFVTEIIREKILLQYKKEIPYSVEVEVEEYNEGPERVDIRAVIHVARDSQKGIIIGHKGVKLKWVGIEARKDIEAFLKKKVMLTTYVKVSKDWRNKDNFLRGHGYDLK; this is encoded by the coding sequence ATGTCACATAAAGCAGGCTTTGTAAATATTGTTGGAAACCCAAATGTTGGAAAATCTACATTGTCGAATGAATTGGTTGGAGAACGCTTATCGATTATCACATCAAAAGCGCAAACTACCCGTCATCGTATATTCGGAATTGTAAATCAACCCGAATACCAGATTGTATTTTCCGATACTCCGGGTGTATTAAAACCCAATTATAAATTACAGGAGTCGATGTTACGTTTTTCGAAATCAGCCTTGGCCGATGCCGACATTATTTTATACGTAACCGATACTTTTGAAAAGCCTGATAAAAACGATGATTTTTTAGGTGCAGTTCAAAAAACTGATATTCCCGTTTTGTTGGTCATCAACAAAATTGATTTGGTTGATCAGAATAAGTTGGATGAAATTGTTGATTTTTGGAAAGAGCAGCTACCAAATGCTGAAATCTTACCTATGTCGGCACTTCATAAGTTCAATGTTCAAAATCTAAAAGATCGCATTATTGAACTTCTTCCCGACTCACCTCCTTTCTTTGATAAAGAAGCATTGACGGATAAGCCGGAGAAGTTTTTTGTGACTGAGATTATTCGCGAAAAGATTTTACTACAATACAAAAAAGAAATTCCATACTCGGTAGAAGTGGAAGTGGAAGAATACAACGAAGGTCCTGAAAGAGTGGATATTCGTGCTGTCATTCACGTAGCACGCGACTCTCAAAAAGGAATCATAATTGGTCATAAAGGAGTAAAGCTAAAATGGGTGGGTATTGAAGCCCGAAAAGACATTGAAGCATTCCTAAAGAAAAAAGTAATGTTAACCACTTATGTGAAGGTTTCGAAAGACTGGAGAAACAAAGACAACTTCTTAAGAGGACACGGATACGATCTTAAATAA
- a CDS encoding NUDIX domain-containing protein has product MERPKVGIGVIIENINKKILIGKRKGSHAPFYSIPGGHLELGESFEEAAIKEIYEETGLIIDTPKVIAVTNNLRTYTNEKVHYISVVLHTNQFQGEPVVKEKDKCETWNWVDPKQLPTPHFDASEFAVECFLKNCFYIPNQQ; this is encoded by the coding sequence ATGGAAAGACCAAAAGTAGGAATCGGAGTAATAATTGAGAACATAAACAAAAAGATATTGATAGGAAAACGAAAAGGAAGTCATGCTCCATTTTACTCTATTCCCGGTGGACATCTTGAATTAGGTGAATCCTTTGAAGAAGCAGCCATTAAAGAAATTTATGAAGAAACCGGATTAATAATAGATACTCCTAAAGTAATTGCTGTTACAAATAACCTGAGAACCTATACAAATGAAAAGGTACATTACATTTCAGTTGTTTTGCATACCAATCAATTTCAAGGGGAGCCTGTAGTGAAAGAAAAAGACAAATGCGAAACATGGAACTGGGTTGACCCAAAACAACTTCCAACACCCCATTTTGATGCAAGTGAATTTGCCGTAGAATGCTTTTTAAAAAACTGTTTTTATATTCCCAACCAACAATAA
- a CDS encoding FKBP-type peptidyl-prolyl cis-trans isomerase, protein MEKVSYALGVSLANNFKSSGIESLDYAQLAKGLEAAFEGKDAEMTPAEANDILQKFFGELQQKQSAATIEAGKAFLAENAKKEGVVTLESGLQYEVINEGTGAKPSAADQVECHYHGTLIDGTVFDSSVQRGEPATFPVSGVIQGWVEALQLMPVGSKWRLAVPSELAYGERGAGQAIAPHTTLIFEVELLAIK, encoded by the coding sequence ATGGAAAAAGTAAGTTATGCATTAGGTGTAAGCCTTGCAAATAATTTTAAATCATCAGGGATTGAAAGTTTAGATTACGCACAATTGGCAAAAGGATTAGAAGCAGCTTTCGAAGGTAAAGATGCTGAAATGACACCTGCTGAAGCAAATGATATATTGCAAAAATTCTTTGGTGAGTTACAACAAAAACAAAGTGCTGCTACCATCGAAGCCGGTAAAGCATTTTTAGCTGAGAATGCTAAAAAAGAAGGAGTAGTAACTTTAGAGAGCGGATTGCAATACGAAGTAATCAACGAAGGTACTGGAGCTAAACCATCAGCTGCTGATCAGGTTGAATGCCACTACCACGGTACTTTAATTGACGGAACTGTTTTTGATAGTTCAGTACAACGTGGCGAGCCTGCTACATTCCCTGTTAGCGGTGTTATTCAGGGATGGGTTGAAGCATTGCAATTAATGCCTGTTGGTAGTAAATGGCGTTTAGCTGTTCCTTCTGAATTAGCTTATGGCGAGCGTGGCGCCGGACAAGCAATTGCTCCTCACACAACTCTTATTTTCGAAGTTGAGCTGTTAGCTATTAAATAA